In Pseudomonadota bacterium, a single window of DNA contains:
- a CDS encoding YggS family pyridoxal phosphate-dependent enzyme, whose translation MDDAIKRIRERMARACSRAGRSESEVRLIGATKGVNVERIRYAARCGLTDFGENYIQEAKGKIEGFNEGVCWHMIGHIQTNKAKHIPKLFDYVHSIDRWELLETMDGYGKSLKVLFELNLAGESSKHGTGEDDLKRMLEKIGELKNIKPVGLMTMPPFAENPEDVRGIFRRLGALLQSVNREFSLHMSELSMGMSSDFEVAVEEGATMVRVGTAIFGERT comes from the coding sequence ATGGATGATGCAATAAAGAGGATAAGAGAAAGAATGGCTCGAGCCTGTAGCAGGGCCGGGAGGTCTGAATCTGAAGTAAGGTTGATAGGTGCTACCAAAGGTGTTAATGTAGAGAGGATCCGGTATGCTGCCCGTTGCGGGCTTACAGATTTTGGAGAGAATTATATACAGGAAGCAAAAGGAAAGATTGAAGGGTTTAACGAAGGGGTCTGCTGGCATATGATCGGTCACATACAGACAAATAAGGCAAAACATATACCGAAGCTCTTTGATTACGTTCACTCTATAGACAGATGGGAACTCCTTGAAACGATGGACGGATACGGAAAGAGCTTAAAGGTTTTATTCGAGTTGAACCTTGCCGGCGAATCATCCAAACATGGAACAGGAGAAGACGACCTGAAAAGAATGCTCGAAAAGATCGGCGAATTAAAAAATATAAAACCGGTCGGACTTATGACTATGCCGCCCTTTGCTGAAAACCCGGAAGATGTCCGGGGCATATTCAGAAGACTTGGGGCCCTTCTACAATCGGTCAACAGGGAATTTTCCCTGCACATGTCAGAACTTTCTATGGGGATGTCTTCGGATTTTGAGGTTGCTGTCGAGGAAGGTGCTACTATGGTAAGGGTTGGAACCGCAATCTTTGGGGAAAGAACATGA
- the argH gene encoding argininosuccinate lyase codes for MKAWGGRFKGKTDPLMEKFSASILFDRTLYEHDIEGSKAQAGMLNKIGIITEKEAGDIVAALDEIKAEIKEGVFKFSDAMEDIHMHIEARLIEKIGDTGKKLHTGRSRNDQVSLDMRMFLKEEFGQIDKRLLQLLKTLVNRSGKEKKTIMPGYTHMQKAQVVTFAHYLMAYYYMLKRDRGRMGETMKRVDVLPLGCGAIAGSTIPLDREFLRKQLKFSRVSENSMDTVSDRDFVLDSVFSVAMIMVHLSRFAEDMIIFSTEEFSFVSLPDELCTGSSLMPQKKNPDALELLRGKTSRVIGDLFSLFMLLKGLPMTYNRDLQEDKEPMFHAINTVKDALSIAELCIKRMKINKKGMERAVYESFMPAVEIAEYLTVKGTPFREAHTIAGRMVRDCEDKGKLLQDMALIDMKGYSKVFGDDIFNYLDPHTILNTRKTTGGASFEEVEKEIEREKIYFNS; via the coding sequence ATGAAAGCATGGGGTGGCAGGTTCAAAGGCAAAACTGACCCTCTTATGGAAAAGTTCAGCGCTTCGATTCTTTTTGACAGGACATTGTATGAACATGATATAGAGGGCAGCAAAGCACAGGCAGGGATGCTGAATAAAATCGGTATCATCACCGAAAAAGAGGCCGGGGACATTGTGGCAGCGCTTGATGAGATCAAGGCAGAAATTAAAGAGGGGGTCTTTAAATTTTCCGATGCAATGGAAGACATACATATGCACATAGAGGCACGCCTTATTGAAAAGATTGGGGATACAGGCAAAAAGCTTCATACCGGGAGAAGCAGGAATGATCAGGTTTCGCTCGATATGAGAATGTTCCTGAAAGAAGAGTTCGGTCAAATAGATAAACGTCTCCTGCAACTGCTCAAAACCCTTGTAAACAGGTCAGGTAAGGAAAAAAAGACCATAATGCCGGGCTATACACATATGCAAAAAGCGCAGGTTGTCACTTTTGCGCACTATCTTATGGCATATTATTATATGCTGAAACGGGACAGGGGGCGCATGGGGGAGACAATGAAGCGTGTTGATGTTCTGCCGCTTGGGTGCGGTGCCATTGCAGGCTCAACCATACCGCTTGATAGAGAATTCCTTAGAAAGCAGTTAAAGTTTTCAAGGGTCTCTGAAAATAGTATGGATACGGTATCCGACAGGGACTTCGTTCTCGACTCAGTCTTCTCCGTTGCCATGATTATGGTGCACCTGTCAAGATTTGCCGAAGATATGATCATATTTTCTACAGAGGAGTTTTCTTTCGTATCGCTGCCCGACGAACTTTGTACCGGCAGCAGCTTAATGCCACAGAAAAAGAACCCTGATGCACTGGAATTGTTGAGGGGCAAGACATCCCGGGTGATTGGCGATCTTTTCAGCCTCTTTATGTTGCTGAAAGGGCTTCCCATGACATACAACAGAGACCTTCAAGAAGATAAAGAACCCATGTTCCATGCAATCAATACCGTAAAGGACGCTCTTTCCATAGCGGAGTTGTGTATAAAAAGGATGAAAATAAACAAAAAGGGGATGGAAAGGGCCGTGTACGAGAGCTTCATGCCTGCCGTAGAAATAGCAGAATACCTTACTGTAAAAGGGACCCCCTTCAGGGAGGCACATACAATAGCAGGCAGGATGGTAAGGGACTGTGAGGATAAAGGCAAGCTTCTTCAGGATATGGCGCTTATTGATATGAAGGGGTATTCAAAGGTCTTCGGGGATGATATTTTTAATTATTTAGATCCTCACACTATTCTAAATACCAGAAAAACTACAGGAGGAGCCTCTTTTGAGGAGGTGGAAAAAGAGATTGAAAGAGAAAAGATATATTTTAATTCTTAG
- a CDS encoding fibronectin type III domain-containing protein codes for MKEKRYILILSISIMVMLLFASCGKKGDPMPKGLPIPGGINDLTGEVKDGMLFLSFSTPSINKDGSEPKDLAGFKIFKACGSCMGTFEPFKDLSLENRKGFLIQDGKVFVYDDDLMNGFQYGYKVYPYTKKGTRGDPSNTFTIKWEKALDPVKGVSVKENDERVELSWEKEEGFLYNVYRYDDNVYPLFPLNKTPLAAPYFLDTGLENDKTYAYEVRKVQVKEGIRREGEGVKIAATPKDMSPPARPAEVKAEKKDGGVLVTWKENTEEDFAGYNIFRISSGKAEKLNKEPLEKNMYLDKNIPDNRYISYYVTSLDETGNESEPSREVVIIVKE; via the coding sequence TTGAAAGAGAAAAGATATATTTTAATTCTTAGTATTAGTATTATGGTAATGCTCCTTTTTGCCTCCTGCGGTAAAAAGGGAGATCCTATGCCAAAGGGGTTACCCATACCTGGCGGGATCAACGACCTGACTGGAGAAGTAAAAGATGGGATGTTGTTTCTCTCCTTCTCGACACCTTCCATAAACAAGGATGGGTCAGAGCCGAAAGACCTTGCCGGCTTTAAAATATTCAAGGCCTGCGGGAGTTGTATGGGCACGTTTGAACCATTTAAAGATCTTAGCCTGGAAAACAGGAAGGGGTTTCTGATACAGGACGGAAAGGTATTTGTCTATGACGATGATCTTATGAACGGATTTCAGTACGGATATAAGGTTTATCCATACACGAAAAAGGGTACACGGGGGGATCCCTCCAATACCTTTACAATCAAGTGGGAAAAAGCACTTGACCCTGTTAAAGGTGTCTCCGTAAAAGAAAATGACGAAAGGGTAGAGCTCTCATGGGAAAAAGAGGAAGGCTTTCTGTATAATGTTTATAGATATGACGATAATGTTTACCCGTTGTTTCCGCTGAACAAAACACCCCTTGCTGCGCCGTATTTTTTAGATACAGGGCTTGAAAACGATAAAACGTATGCATATGAGGTAAGAAAAGTACAGGTAAAGGAAGGCATAAGACGGGAAGGAGAAGGGGTAAAAATAGCAGCCACGCCAAAGGATATGTCCCCTCCTGCAAGGCCTGCCGAAGTAAAGGCCGAGAAAAAAGACGGTGGGGTGCTTGTAACATGGAAAGAGAACACGGAAGAAGATTTCGCAGGATATAACATATTCAGGATAAGCTCGGGAAAGGCAGAAAAACTGAACAAAGAGCCCCTGGAAAAAAATATGTACCTCGATAAAAATATTCCTGATAACAGATACATATCTTACTACGTAACAAGTCTCGATGAAACGGGCAATGAAAGCGAACCGTCAAGGGAAGTTGTCATTATCGTAAAAGAATAA
- the lysA gene encoding diaminopimelate decarboxylase, which produces MHYFEYKKNELYCEEVPISNIVKAVGTPAYIYSCKTLERHFLVFDNAFKGMPHIVCYSCKANSNTAILKVMGRLGGGTDIVSEGELYRALSAGIPAEKIVFSGAGKAEDEIRAAIKAQILMINIESEGELHTIAGVARRMKRRVPVSIRVNPQIDPKTHPYITTGLKKNKFGIIWDDAFRLYNDMKKEPSLYPIGISSHIGSQILELSPFIEAVRSLKEMADQLKNNGINIKYLDIGGGLGITYKNELPPHPDEYAGVIKKELEGTGITLVLEPGRLLVGNSGIFVTKLLYVKKVPGKTFYIVDGAMNDLVRPALYDAYHEIIPVVRKNEEKDGKDTKVDIVGPICESGDFFAKDRGMPRLETGNLLAVMGAGAYGFSMSSNYNSRRRAAEILVKGDEFFIIKKRETFRDLTKGESIPSFLEDL; this is translated from the coding sequence ATGCATTATTTTGAATATAAGAAAAACGAGTTATATTGTGAAGAAGTACCAATATCGAATATTGTCAAGGCTGTAGGAACGCCTGCCTATATTTACAGTTGCAAAACCCTGGAACGCCATTTTCTTGTTTTTGACAATGCGTTCAAGGGTATGCCGCATATCGTATGCTACTCCTGTAAGGCAAACTCCAATACGGCGATTCTGAAAGTCATGGGCAGGCTCGGCGGTGGCACAGACATCGTGTCAGAAGGCGAACTTTACAGGGCTCTCTCTGCAGGCATACCGGCCGAAAAGATTGTGTTTTCAGGGGCAGGCAAAGCCGAGGATGAGATAAGGGCTGCGATAAAAGCTCAAATCCTTATGATCAATATCGAATCGGAGGGTGAACTCCACACCATTGCAGGGGTTGCAAGAAGAATGAAAAGACGGGTGCCTGTATCGATAAGGGTAAATCCCCAGATAGACCCCAAAACACACCCTTATATTACAACCGGCCTGAAAAAAAATAAATTCGGCATTATATGGGACGACGCCTTCAGGCTATACAATGATATGAAGAAAGAACCATCTCTTTATCCAATCGGCATCTCTTCTCATATCGGATCACAGATCCTTGAGCTTTCGCCCTTTATAGAGGCTGTAAGATCGCTCAAAGAAATGGCCGATCAACTGAAGAATAACGGGATAAACATCAAGTACCTTGATATTGGTGGTGGCCTCGGCATAACATACAAGAACGAGCTTCCCCCTCATCCTGATGAATATGCAGGTGTAATAAAAAAAGAATTGGAGGGGACAGGCATCACGCTGGTGCTTGAGCCGGGCAGGCTTCTCGTTGGCAACAGCGGTATTTTTGTAACAAAACTCCTTTATGTAAAGAAGGTGCCGGGAAAAACCTTTTACATCGTAGATGGGGCAATGAACGATCTTGTAAGGCCCGCGCTCTATGATGCATACCATGAGATTATACCTGTCGTCAGGAAAAATGAAGAGAAAGACGGTAAAGATACAAAGGTTGATATCGTGGGACCTATTTGCGAGTCAGGCGATTTCTTCGCAAAAGACAGAGGTATGCCACGCCTTGAAACCGGCAATCTCCTTGCTGTAATGGGGGCAGGCGCCTACGGCTTCTCCATGTCCTCGAATTACAATTCGAGGAGAAGGGCGGCAGAGATTCTTGTTAAGGGAGATGAATTTTTTATTATAAAAAAACGTGAAACGTTTAGGGATTTAACTAAGGGAGAATCTATTCCATCATTTCTGGAGGACTTGTAG
- the dapF gene encoding diaminopimelate epimerase: MSEFEFFKMSASGNDFILIDNRDGKVTKKHKKIADFVAKICRRRHSVGADGVILIERSTKANFRWKFFNADGTEAEMCGNGGRCAARFAFIKGIAGKEMAFETIAGIIRAVVDETRIKLQLTTPFDIKLDYPINLEENEIFLSSVNTGVPHAILLSDDIDHVPVEELGRAIRYHKAFGEKGTNVDFVKIVDREKIFIRTYERGVEGETYACGTGAVAAGVILTKKGLIESPVNIVTRGGETLKVYIDNDEVYLEGNARIVYTGVLNDEALL; encoded by the coding sequence ATGTCAGAATTTGAATTTTTCAAAATGAGCGCAAGCGGCAACGATTTTATCCTGATAGATAACAGGGACGGGAAGGTAACCAAAAAGCATAAAAAGATTGCAGATTTTGTTGCTAAAATATGCAGAAGGCGTCATTCCGTCGGCGCAGACGGCGTAATACTGATTGAGCGCTCAACAAAAGCAAACTTTCGCTGGAAGTTTTTCAATGCAGACGGCACTGAGGCCGAGATGTGCGGAAACGGGGGCAGGTGCGCTGCACGTTTCGCCTTCATAAAAGGCATCGCGGGAAAGGAGATGGCATTTGAAACAATTGCCGGCATTATCAGGGCAGTGGTAGATGAAACAAGGATTAAACTTCAGCTTACAACTCCTTTCGATATAAAGCTCGATTACCCGATCAACCTTGAAGAAAATGAGATCTTTTTAAGCAGCGTAAACACCGGCGTTCCCCATGCGATTCTACTGTCTGACGATATTGACCATGTGCCCGTGGAAGAACTGGGAAGGGCTATCAGGTATCATAAGGCATTCGGGGAAAAGGGAACGAATGTTGATTTCGTAAAAATTGTTGACAGAGAAAAAATCTTCATCAGAACATATGAAAGGGGTGTGGAGGGTGAAACCTATGCCTGCGGCACAGGGGCAGTTGCGGCGGGGGTCATCCTGACAAAGAAGGGGCTCATCGAAAGCCCGGTTAATATTGTTACAAGAGGAGGGGAAACGCTCAAAGTCTATATTGATAATGATGAGGTATACCTTGAAGGTAATGCAAGGATTGTTTATACTGGCGTATTGAATGATGAGGCGCTTCTGTAA
- the dapA gene encoding 4-hydroxy-tetrahydrodipicolinate synthase, whose product MELRGVYTALVTPFKNDNFDEDAFKRLITFQIEGGVDGFVPCGSTGEASTLDYEEHKRVIELTVKCAKKTVPVIAGTGSNSTKEAIELTAMAKQVGADMCLLTTPYYNKPTQEGLYRHYRKIAEEVDIPLILYNIPGRTGINMTPETVKRLADVQGIKGIKEASGSLVQVAEIYRLTNGKFPILSGDDNLFLPMMSVGAVGVISVLSNMLPAKMKALYKTFLEERDVEKARDINAHLMPLFQGIFIETNPIPIKEALYYMGIIEEEFRLPLCTMSEANKTYMKNLLNEYGLLKKA is encoded by the coding sequence ATGGAATTAAGGGGCGTATATACGGCTCTGGTAACACCATTTAAAAATGACAATTTTGATGAGGATGCTTTCAAAAGGCTCATCACGTTTCAGATCGAAGGCGGCGTGGACGGGTTCGTGCCTTGCGGATCTACCGGAGAAGCATCCACGCTGGATTATGAGGAACATAAAAGAGTAATAGAGTTGACTGTCAAATGTGCAAAAAAGACCGTGCCTGTTATTGCCGGGACAGGCTCCAATAGCACAAAGGAGGCAATCGAGCTTACCGCAATGGCAAAACAGGTAGGTGCGGACATGTGCCTTCTTACAACACCTTACTATAATAAACCTACTCAGGAAGGTTTGTACAGGCATTACAGGAAGATTGCGGAAGAAGTGGACATTCCGTTAATTTTATACAATATACCAGGGAGGACGGGCATTAACATGACGCCGGAAACGGTAAAAAGGCTTGCAGACGTTCAGGGTATAAAGGGTATAAAAGAAGCATCTGGTTCGCTCGTCCAGGTTGCAGAGATTTACAGACTGACAAATGGGAAATTCCCAATACTTTCCGGTGACGATAACCTTTTTCTTCCCATGATGAGTGTCGGCGCTGTCGGAGTAATATCCGTTTTATCAAATATGCTGCCGGCAAAAATGAAGGCACTTTATAAAACATTCCTTGAGGAAAGGGATGTAGAAAAAGCAAGAGATATTAATGCCCATCTTATGCCCCTTTTCCAGGGAATTTTTATAGAGACAAATCCGATTCCCATAAAAGAAGCTCTTTACTACATGGGCATTATCGAAGAAGAGTTCAGACTCCCACTATGCACAATGTCCGAGGCAAACAAAACCTACATGAAGAACTTGTTGAATGAATACGGGCTGTTGAAGAAAGCATAA
- the dapB gene encoding 4-hydroxy-tetrahydrodipicolinate reductase, whose product MVKIIITGVCGKVGSTILKLALNDKDFAVVGAVEAKTHPMVGKGLDRVAVKTGNPLNIEGNLANIIKKCDVVVDFTEPKVSLEHFRLVRESKKAIVIGTTGFSENALAEIKGVRDTRVVISPNMSVGMNLMFEIVDKLSRIMKDDYDIEIVEMHHRMKKDAPSGTAVHLKDIVEASEPARNWVEIFGRKGIIGERKREELGILALRGGDVVGEHTVMFAGVGERLEVTHRAYSRENFARGALLAAKWLSGQTDGVYSMKDVLGI is encoded by the coding sequence ATGGTTAAGATAATCATTACCGGTGTGTGTGGAAAGGTGGGGAGCACCATACTCAAGCTCGCTTTGAATGATAAAGACTTTGCTGTGGTAGGGGCGGTGGAGGCCAAAACACATCCCATGGTCGGCAAAGGATTAGACCGTGTGGCAGTAAAAACAGGGAATCCGCTTAATATTGAAGGAAACCTCGCCAATATTATCAAAAAATGCGATGTCGTTGTTGATTTTACAGAACCAAAGGTCTCTCTTGAGCATTTCAGGCTTGTGCGGGAAAGCAAAAAAGCAATTGTCATCGGCACAACAGGCTTTTCTGAAAATGCATTGGCAGAGATAAAAGGGGTACGGGACACAAGGGTAGTCATATCCCCCAATATGAGTGTAGGCATGAATCTCATGTTCGAAATAGTAGATAAGCTGTCCAGGATCATGAAAGATGACTACGACATCGAAATTGTGGAAATGCATCACAGGATGAAAAAAGATGCACCAAGCGGAACAGCGGTGCACCTGAAGGATATTGTAGAAGCTTCCGAACCTGCGAGAAACTGGGTTGAAATATTCGGCAGAAAAGGTATCATCGGGGAAAGAAAAAGGGAAGAGTTGGGCATACTTGCCTTACGGGGCGGCGATGTCGTCGGTGAGCACACTGTCATGTTCGCAGGGGTTGGCGAAAGACTGGAGGTGACACACAGGGCATATTCCCGTGAAAATTTTGCTCGTGGCGCTTTGCTTGCCGCAAAATGGTTAAGTGGTCAGACTGACGGCGTTTATTCAATGAAGGATGTGCTTGGGATTTAA
- a CDS encoding response regulator: MKKDNKIRMLIVDDDKEIRNILSIFLAEDGESVIDTAGTGEEAFSKHVNSPYDIVVTDINMPGMTGIELIKKIRRREDTVEFIIITGYASVDTAIEAVRVGAFDYVVKPFKFDELKIVINNAKDKVILRKTNKELVKKLKDVYKEIDRYSKIKLDAHQSPDFSILLDE; the protein is encoded by the coding sequence ATGAAAAAAGATAACAAAATCAGGATGCTTATTGTTGATGATGATAAGGAAATACGCAATATTCTTTCTATTTTTTTAGCAGAAGACGGGGAGTCTGTTATTGATACCGCTGGAACAGGGGAAGAGGCTTTTTCAAAGCATGTTAACTCCCCTTATGATATCGTTGTTACCGATATCAATATGCCAGGTATGACCGGCATTGAGCTTATAAAAAAAATAAGAAGAAGGGAAGACACTGTAGAGTTTATTATAATAACCGGGTATGCCTCAGTTGATACAGCAATAGAGGCAGTCAGGGTGGGAGCATTTGACTATGTTGTAAAACCCTTCAAGTTCGATGAACTCAAAATAGTCATTAATAATGCAAAAGATAAGGTTATTCTCAGAAAAACAAACAAGGAACTGGTAAAAAAGCTAAAAGATGTTTATAAGGAAATAGACAGGTATAGCAAGATAAAGCTGGACGCTCATCAATCCCCTGATTTTTCCATTCTGCTTGATGAATAA
- a CDS encoding NADH-quinone oxidoreductase subunit N, with protein MLILPELNIFLFSILLLFISISKVKENILTYAKLLSVLAFLVSLLSITENGELFSGAYRIDLFSQVFKMLIMAGFCLVILMFKNKREIEEGFLPEYFMFLGFSALGLMMLVSSVELISIVLSLEISSYSLYVILPIRNAQTKIQIEASMKYLFFGAVSTGIMLFGMGYLYGIAHSTFLSDIVLVLPEFLSQPIGIIALVFTLTGFFFKLSLFPMHFWSPDIYEGASNNTTAFIGTLPKIAAAALLIRITMLAFPGSMQLINILIILAALSMTFGNLVGLVQKDIKRLLAYSGIAHAGYLMMGILALSKDGNAAAVYYMTIYLFMNLACFYVVILISKTGENVKIDDLAGLSKRSPLLALLLAVSAFSLAGIPPTGGFTGKLFLFTGAFEAGHLPIVLIGAVNTVISIFFYLNLVRMGYSKDVAVAEPIKLATHEKVLCYLFIFLIIYMGIMPSGLFEVFKASI; from the coding sequence ATGCTTATACTGCCTGAATTAAATATATTTTTGTTTTCCATACTGCTTCTGTTCATTTCCATCAGCAAAGTAAAGGAAAATATACTTACATATGCAAAGTTGTTATCCGTCCTTGCATTTTTAGTATCGCTGTTAAGCATAACTGAAAACGGAGAATTATTTTCCGGTGCATACAGGATTGACCTTTTTTCTCAGGTTTTTAAGATGCTTATAATGGCCGGGTTTTGTCTTGTAATTCTTATGTTTAAAAACAAAAGAGAGATAGAAGAAGGATTTTTGCCTGAATATTTTATGTTTCTCGGATTTTCGGCATTGGGACTTATGATGCTTGTAAGCTCGGTAGAGCTTATCTCAATAGTTTTATCACTTGAAATTTCATCATACAGCCTATATGTTATCCTTCCGATTCGGAACGCTCAGACTAAGATTCAGATTGAAGCTTCGATGAAATACCTTTTCTTTGGGGCCGTATCAACAGGCATAATGCTTTTTGGCATGGGTTACCTTTACGGCATTGCACATTCTACGTTCTTGAGTGACATCGTACTTGTGCTGCCAGAGTTTTTAAGTCAGCCGATAGGTATAATAGCGCTGGTATTTACATTGACGGGTTTTTTCTTTAAGCTTTCACTTTTTCCCATGCACTTCTGGTCGCCCGACATTTATGAAGGCGCATCAAATAATACAACCGCGTTCATTGGTACGCTTCCGAAGATTGCAGCGGCCGCCTTATTGATAAGGATCACGATGCTTGCTTTTCCAGGTTCAATGCAATTAATAAACATATTAATAATACTTGCAGCCCTTTCAATGACATTTGGCAACCTTGTGGGCCTTGTGCAAAAAGATATAAAGAGACTGCTTGCCTATTCAGGCATAGCCCACGCAGGATATCTTATGATGGGCATACTTGCATTGAGTAAGGATGGAAACGCTGCCGCTGTTTACTATATGACAATTTACCTTTTTATGAATCTTGCTTGTTTTTATGTAGTAATACTGATTTCAAAAACAGGAGAAAACGTGAAAATTGATGACCTTGCCGGATTGTCGAAAAGATCGCCACTTCTTGCGTTGCTACTTGCTGTTTCTGCCTTCTCGTTGGCCGGGATACCGCCAACCGGCGGTTTTACGGGAAAACTCTTTCTTTTTACGGGCGCATTTGAAGCAGGCCATCTGCCGATTGTGCTTATCGGTGCGGTAAATACGGTAATTTCTATTTTTTTCTATTTAAATCTTGTGAGAATGGGCTACTCAAAAGATGTTGCAGTAGCAGAACCAATAAAACTTGCTACACACGAAAAGGTGCTTTGTTATCTCTTTATCTTTCTTATTATTTATATGGGCATCATGCCGTCAGGTTTATTTGAGGTTTTTAAAGCTTCGATATAG
- a CDS encoding NADH-quinone oxidoreductase subunit M produces MGCESLKAMEQLLIMNPLNFPILSTTIFLPLIGAMLILLMRNEKAIKVTGLITGIITFVVSMLIYFNFKTDTYHFQFGEHIPWIPAYNINYTLGIDGITIFLILLTTLFAPICILCSWTSIKERFKEFLFCILAMETAMIGVFCSLDFILFYIFWEAMLIPMYLLIAVWGGPRKDYASIKFFIYTLFGSVFLLVAIISMYLTNGTFSILSAMYKDYGMTFQIWVFLAFAIAFAIKVPMFPFHTWLPAAHTEAPTAGSVFLASVLLKMGAYGFLRFCLPVAPKASIYFAPLMIILSVIGIIYGGFVCLSQTDMKKLIAYSSVAHMGFITLGIFTFTLFGLEGAMLQMLNHGITTGALFLCVGIIYERTHSREIYDNAGLGKIMPIYVGFFGFFSLSAFAFPGTNNFVGEIYVLIGTFSQHKTAGFFAVVGAVLAAAYMLRLLKQIIWGRVDKRVIADMKIREIIYMIPLMLLVLWMGIFPRPFVAVMEKSLSFLMTQMRTYY; encoded by the coding sequence ATGGGATGTGAAAGCTTGAAGGCAATGGAACAGTTGTTAATTATGAATCCTCTTAATTTTCCTATTCTCTCGACGACAATATTTTTGCCCCTTATTGGCGCAATGTTGATTCTTTTAATGAGAAATGAAAAGGCCATAAAGGTCACAGGGCTGATCACAGGTATTATAACGTTTGTTGTATCAATGTTAATATACTTCAATTTCAAAACGGATACATATCACTTTCAGTTTGGTGAGCACATTCCGTGGATACCGGCTTACAATATTAATTACACGCTTGGCATAGACGGCATTACAATATTTCTGATCCTCCTTACCACCCTTTTTGCTCCTATATGCATCCTGTGTTCATGGACTTCGATAAAGGAGAGGTTTAAGGAATTTTTATTCTGTATACTTGCCATGGAAACAGCCATGATAGGCGTTTTCTGTTCTTTGGACTTCATTCTTTTCTATATCTTCTGGGAGGCGATGCTTATTCCCATGTATCTGCTGATCGCTGTATGGGGCGGGCCTCGTAAAGATTATGCATCAATAAAATTTTTCATATATACATTATTCGGGAGCGTTTTCCTGCTTGTAGCAATTATTTCAATGTACCTGACAAATGGAACATTCAGCATATTAAGCGCAATGTACAAAGATTACGGAATGACCTTCCAGATATGGGTTTTTCTTGCATTCGCAATTGCATTTGCCATTAAGGTGCCCATGTTTCCGTTCCATACATGGCTTCCGGCAGCACACACTGAAGCGCCCACAGCAGGCAGCGTATTTCTCGCAAGCGTACTTCTGAAGATGGGGGCTTACGGGTTTTTGCGGTTCTGTCTTCCAGTAGCGCCGAAAGCAAGTATTTATTTTGCGCCGCTTATGATAATTCTTTCGGTTATCGGAATAATATACGGTGGTTTTGTATGTCTTAGCCAAACCGATATGAAAAAGCTTATCGCGTATTCAAGTGTTGCGCATATGGGTTTTATCACACTGGGAATATTCACTTTTACTCTTTTCGGGCTTGAAGGAGCAATGCTCCAGATGCTCAATCACGGGATTACAACAGGCGCATTATTTCTCTGTGTAGGAATAATATATGAAAGAACGCATAGCCGTGAGATATACGACAATGCAGGACTTGGCAAAATAATGCCGATATATGTAGGATTTTTCGGGTTCTTTTCCCTATCTGCATTTGCATTTCCTGGAACAAACAATTTTGTTGGTGAAATTTATGTGTTAATAGGGACATTTTCTCAGCATAAGACAGCAGGCTTCTTTGCTGTAGTTGGAGCGGTTCTTGCGGCAGCATATATGCTGAGACTTTTGAAACAGATAATATGGGGAAGAGTTGATAAAAGGGTAATCGCTGATATGAAAATTAGAGAAATTATTTACATGATTCCCCTTATGCTATTAGTACTGTGGATGGGTATATTCCCGCGGCCGTTTGTGGCTGTAATGGAAAAAAGCCTGTCATTCCTTATGACTCAAATGCGAACTTATTATTGA